The genomic DNA TTTTAGAAAAATAGCAGATTATCTGACGGAAATCAATGAATTGATGTCTGATGTACCTTTTGTAGCTTATCACAGTCTTGATCCCGAGGATATGGATATAGAAGTAGGTTTTCCGGTTCCAAGCCCGCTTTCGGGAAAAGGCGATATAAGAGCTTCCTTTTTTCAGGAGGGTTTTGCTGTTTTCTCCATGTTCAGAGGTTCTTACGGAGACATGGAGCCTTTATACAGCGAGATGACAGGATGGATAGAGGAAAACGGCTACAGGTTTTCCGGAGCATATTATGAATTCTATTATAACGGAATAGAATTTCCCGAAAGTGAACTGCTTACCAAAGTTCTTATTCCTGTTTCAAAGTAAATAATTTATTTACAGATAATA from Sebaldella termitidis ATCC 33386 includes the following:
- a CDS encoding GyrI-like domain-containing protein, which codes for MPKVSNIELIKIGKQPVLSVRTITNAANLPSVIGESFRKIADYLTEINELMSDVPFVAYHSLDPEDMDIEVGFPVPSPLSGKGDIRASFFQEGFAVFSMFRGSYGDMEPLYSEMTGWIEENGYRFSGAYYEFYYNGIEFPESELLTKVLIPVSK